In one Thermoanaerobacterales bacterium genomic region, the following are encoded:
- the rbfA gene encoding 30S ribosome-binding factor RbfA, whose translation MAYRPERLAEVIKAETAEILRQLKDPRIGFATVTAVDVSSDLRYAKIRVSVLGNPDEQEQTLRTLQRAQGFVRTELGRRIRLRYAPEVTFTLDDSIREGIRLTTLIDEISKREEGGPRER comes from the coding sequence ATGGCATACCGGCCGGAACGCCTGGCCGAGGTCATTAAGGCCGAAACGGCGGAAATCCTGCGACAGTTAAAGGATCCTCGCATTGGTTTTGCGACCGTTACCGCTGTGGACGTTTCATCCGATTTGCGCTATGCGAAGATTCGCGTCAGTGTCCTTGGAAATCCGGATGAACAGGAGCAGACCTTGCGGACGCTGCAACGTGCGCAGGGGTTTGTGCGCACCGAGTTGGGGCGCCGCATTCGCCTCCGCTACGCGCCGGAGGTCACGTTCACGCTTGATGACTCGATTCGTGAGGGTATACGGCTCACGACCCTGATCGATGAGATCAGCAAGCGGGAGGAAGGTGGACCGCGAGAGAGATGA